DNA sequence from the Perca flavescens isolate YP-PL-M2 chromosome 3, PFLA_1.0, whole genome shotgun sequence genome:
caagCATCAGGAGATTTGAAGATGTCTGGTCTCAAACAAGATATTAATCCAGCCAAGTTAAAGGTAAAGGGTGTGGACATCAAGACAGGTGGTACAGAAGGCCCAGGTGTATCCCTCAAACTTCCCAATGTCAAACTACCAACAGTTGACATCTCAGCTCCAAGGGTGGATCTAGACTTTGGCCTCACTAAACCTAAAGGTGACGATGTGGAAGTGGAACTTCTGAAagcagagggaggcaggccttCTTCAGGGGGCAGCTTTGATCTACCTAATGTCTCCCTTAAAGTCCCCAGTTTTTCTCTTCCCAGATTTGGTGGAAAGTCTAAGAGTGGTGATTTGGTGATATCTGGCCCCAAGGGGGATGTTTCCCTCAGCGCACCACATGTGGAAGGAGAGATTAGGGCACCATCAGTGGAGTTTGATGGGGATGGAAAGGTCAAGGTGAAAAAACCTAAAATCAAAATGCCCTCATTTGGTATATCCAAAAAGCATGCAGATGTATCCGTGTCATGTCCTGATGTGGATGTTAAAGTAAAGAAAGGGAAAATTGGCATTTCTAAACCAGAAGTCAATGTTGGGAGCCCAGATGATAAATCAAAATACAAAGTGAAATTCCCTAAGTTTAAAATATCATCAGCAAAAGGTCAACTCTCAGAGGGAGAGGTTGATGCGAAACTAGAGGGAAATGTGGAAGGAAAAGGTGGCTTCCATGCACCTGACGTCACTGTCAAACTACCAAAGTTCTCCATGCTAGGATTTGGCTCCAAAGAAAAAGATTTAGGTAAGCCAAGTGGTTACCTTGAGTCGAAGGCCAAAGTTAAGATGCCCTCTGTCGAACTGTCGCtaccagcagctaaaacaccaGATAATGAGATTCTCCTTCCCAAAGCAGAGGTTGATGTCTCAGAGGCTGATATCAGAGGTTATGAGGGAAACCTCAAAATTCCCAAAATGCCCATGATTGATGTTTCCATTCCCAAAATAGACCTAGATGTGTCCCTGCCAAAAGTAAAGCATGATGCAAAGGTTGATGAACAAGGAGGAAAATTCAAGATACCACACATCAAGATGCCTGACATTGACTTCTCCCTTCCTAAAGGTAAAGCAGGTGACACTGAAGGAGGTCACGTTGGAGTCGATGCAGAAGGAGGAAAATTTAAAATGCCTCACGTAAAAATGCCAGATGTTGACATCTCTCTGCCCAAAGGAAAGATTGAGGGTCCAGACATTGAAATGGAGGGAGGTACTGGAGGAAAAttcaaaatgcctcacatgaAAATGCCCAACATTGACATCTCTCTGCCAAAAGGAAAGATCGAAGGTCCAGACATTGAAATGGAGGGAGGTACCGGAGGAAAGttcaaaatgcctcacatgaAAATGCCACATGTTGACATGTCTCTGCCCAAAGGAAAGATTGAAGGTCCAGATGTTGAAATGGAGGGAGGTACCGGAGGAAAGttcaaaatgcctcacatgaAAATGCCCAACATCGACATCTCTCTACCAAAAGGAGAGATTGAAGGTCCAGAGATTGAAATGGAGGGAGGTACTGGAGGAAAGttcaaaatgcctcacatgaAAATGCCAGATGTTGACATCTCTCTACCTAAAGGAAAGATTGAGGGTCCAGAGATGGAGATCAAAGGAGAAGGTGGAAAATTCAAGATGCCACATCTCAGCATGCCCTCTGTTGATATTTCACTGCCCAAAGGAAAGATTCAGGGTCCAGACATTGAAATGGAGGGAGGTACCGGAGGAAAAttcaaaatgcctcacatgaAAATGCCAGATGTTGACATCTGTCTACCTAAAGGAAAGATTGAGGGTCCAGACATTGAAATGGAGGGAGGTACTGGAGGAAAAttcaaaatgcctcacatgaAAATGCCCAACGTTGACATCTCTCTACCTAAAGGAAAGATTGAGGGTCCAGACATTGAAATGGAGGGAGGTACTGGAGGAAAAttcaaaatgcctcacatgaAAATGCCCAACGTTGACATCTCTACCTAAAGGAAAGATTGAGGGTCCAGACATTGAAATGGAGGGAGGTACTGGAGGAAAAttcaaaatgcctcacatgaAAATGCCCAACGTTGACATCTCTCTACCTAAAGGAAAAATTGAGGGTCCAGAGATGGAGATCAAAGGAGAAGGTGGAAAATTCAAGATGCCACATCTCAGCATGCCCTCTGTTGATATTTCACTGCCAAAAGGAAAGGTTGAGGGTCCAGACATTGAAATGGAGGGAGGTACTGGAGGAAAAttcaaaatgcctcacatgaAAATGCCCAACGTTGACATCTCTCTACCCAAAGGAAAGATTGAGGGTCCAGACATTGAAATGGAGGGAGGTACTGGAGGAAAAttcaaaatgcctcacatgaAAATGCCTAACGTTGACATCTCTCTACCTAAAGGAAAGATTGAGGGTCCAGACATTGAAATGGAGGGAGGTACTGGAGGAAAAttcaaaatgcctcacatgaAAATGCCCAACGTTGACATCTCTCTACCTAAAGGAAAGATTGAGGGTCCAGAGATGGAGATCAAAGGAGAAGGTGGAAAATTCAAGATGCCACATCTCAGCATGCCCTCTGTTGATATTTCACTGCCAAAAGGAAAAGTTGAGGGTCCAGACATTGAAATGGAGGGAGGTACTGGAGGAAAAttcaaaatgcctcacatgaAAATGCCCAACATTGACATCTCTCTGCCCAAAGGAAAGATTGAGGGTCCAGACATTGAAATGGAGGAAGGTACTGGAGGAAAAttcaaaatgcctcacatgaAAATGCCCAACGTTGACATTTCTCTACCTAAAGGAAAGATTGAAGGTCCAGATGTTGAAATGGAGGGAAGGACTGGAGGAAAGttcaaaatgcctcacatgaAAATGCCAGATGTTGACATCTCTCTACCTAAAGGAAAGATTGAGGGTCCAGAGATGGAGATCAAAGGAGAAGGTGGAAAATTCAAGATGCCACATCTCAGCATGCCCTCTGTTGATATTTCACTGCCAAAAGGAAAGGTTGAGGGTCCAGACATTGAAATGGAGGGAGGTACTGGAGGAAAAttcaaaatgcctcacatgaAAATGCCCAACATTGACATCTCTCTGCCCAAAGGAAAGATTGAGGGTCCAGACATTGAAATGGAGGAAGGTACTGGAGGAAAAttcaaaatgcctcacatgaAAATGCCCAACGTTGACATCTCTCTACCTAAAGGAAAGATTGAAGGTCCAGATGTTGAAATGGAGGGAAGGACTGGAGGAAAGttcaaaatgcctcacatgaAAATGCCAGATGTTGACATCTCTCTACCTAAAGGAAAGATTGAGGGTCCAGAGATGGAGATCAAAGGAGAAGGTGGAAAATTCAAGATGCCACATCTCAGCATGCCCTCTGTTGATATTTCACTGCCAAAAGGAAAGGTTGAGGGTCCAGACATTGAAATGGAGGGAGGTACTGGAGGAAAAttcaaaatgcctcacatgaAAATGCCAGATTTTGACATCTCTCTACCTAAAGGAAAGATTGAAGGTCCAGATGTTGAAATGGAGGGAAGGACTGGAGGAAAGttcaaaatgcctcacatgaAAATGCCAGATGTTGACATCTCTCTACCTAAAAGAAAGATTGAGGGTCCAGACATTGAAATGGAGGGAGGTACTGGAGGAAAAttcaaaatgcctcacatgaAAATGCCAGATGTTGACATCTCTCTACCTAAAGGAAAGATTGAAGGTCCAGATGTTGAAATGGAGGGAAGGACTGGAGGAATGttcaaaatgcctcacatgaAAATGCCAGATGTTGACATCTCTCTGCCCAAAGGAAAGATTGAGGGTCCAGACATTGAAATGGAGGGAGGTACCGGAGGAAAGTTCAAAATGCCTGACATGAAAATGCCAGATGTTGACATCTCTCTACCTAAAGGAAAGATTGAGGGTCCAGATGTTGAAATGGAGGGAGGGACTGGAGGAAAGttcaaaatgcctcacatgaAAATGCCAGATGTTGACATCTCTCTGCCCAAAGGAAAGATTGAAGGTCCAGATGTTGAAATGGAGGGAAGGACTGGAGGAAAGttcaaaatgcctcacatgaAAATGCCAGGTTTTGACATCTCTCTACCTAAAGGAAAGATTGAAGGTCCAGATGTTGAAATGGAGAGAAGGACTGGAGGAAAGttcaaaatgcctcacatgaAAATGCCAGGTTTTGACATCTCTCTACCTAAAGGAAAGATTGAAGGTCCAGATGTTGAAATTGAGGGAAGGACTGGAGGAAAGttcaaaatgcctcacatgaAAATGCCAGATGTTGACATCTCTCTACCTAAAGGAAAGATTGAGGGTCCAGAGATGGAGATCAAAGGAGAAGGTGGAAAATTCAAGATGCCACATCTCAGCATGCCCTCTGTTGATATTTCACTGCCAAAAGGAAAGGTTGAGGGTCCAGACATTGAAATGGAGGGAGGTACTGGAGGAAAAttcaaaatgcctcacatgaAAATGCCAGATTTTGACATCTCTCTACCTAAAGGAAAGATTGAGGGTCCAGACATTGAAATGGAGGGAGGTACTGGAGGAAAAttcaaaatgcctcacatgaAAATGCCAGATTTTGACATCTCTCTACCTAAAGGAAAGATTGAAGGTCCAGATGTTGAAATGGAGGGAAGGACTGGAGGAAAGttcaaaatgcctcacatgaAAATGCCAGATGTTGACATCTCTCTACCTAAAAGAAAGATTGAGGGTCCAGACATTGAAATGGAGGGAGGTACTGGAGGAAAAttcaaaatgcctcacatgaAAATGCCAGATGTTGACATCTCTCTACCTAAAGGAAAGATTGAAGGTCCAGATGTTGAAATGGAGGGAAGGACTGGAGGAATGttcaaaatgcctcacatgaAAATGCCAGATGTTGACATCTCTCTGCCCAAAGGAAAGATTGAGGGTCCAGACATTGAAATGGAGGGAGGTACCGGAGGAAAGTTCAAAATGCCTGACATGAAAATGCCAGATGTTGACATCTCTCTACCTAAAGGAAAGATTGAGGGTCCAGATGTTGAAATGGAGGGAAGGACTCGAGGAAAGttcaaaatgcctcacatgaAAATGCCAGATGTTGACATCTCTCTGCCAAAAGGAAAGATTGGGGGTCCAGACATTGAAATGGAGGGAAGTACCGGAGGAAAGTTCAAAATTCCTCACATGAAAATGCCAGATGTTGACATCTCTTTACCTAAAGGAAAGATTGAGGGTCCAGATATGGAGATCAAAGGAGAAGGTGGGAAATTCAAGATGCCACATCTTAGCATGCCCTCTGTTGATATTTCACTGCCCAAAGGAAAAATTGAGGGTCCAGACATTGAAATGGAGGGAGGTACTGGAGGAAAAttcaaaatgcctcacatgaAAATGCCCAACATCGACATCTCTCTGCCAAAAGGAAAGATTGAAGGTCCAGACGTTGAAATGGAGGGAGGTACTGGAGGGAAGttcaaaatgcctcacatgaAAATGCCAGATGTTGACATCTCTCTACCTAAAGGAAAGACTGAAGGTCCAGACGTTGAAATAGAGGGAGGTACCGGAGGGAAGTTCAAAATGCCTCTCATGAAAATGCCCAACATTGATGTCTCTCTCCCCAAAGGAAAGATTGAAGGCCCAGATGTCGAAATAGAGGGAGGTGCAGGAGGAAAGTTCAAATTGCCTCATTGGAAAATGCCAGATGTTGACATTGCTTTTTCCAAAGGAAAATCTGGCAAAATTGAAGGAGTGGAGTTGGAGATTGAGGTAGGCAAATCTGCAATGCCACACATTACAATGCCCTCAGTAGACATGTCACTGCCAAAAGGAAAGACTGAGGGTCCCAAAGTTGAAATTAAGGGTGAGGGAGGAAAGTTCAAGATGCCAAAAGTGGACATATCTCTTCCAAAAGGAAAACCTTCAATCAAAGGTCCAGAGGTAGATATTAAGGGAGATGGGGGACAGTTCAAAATGCCTAATGTGGGCATATCTATCCCCAAAGGAAAAGAAAGTATTGACATATCAGAGGAGAAAATGGCAGCAGATGGAGGAACCATCCAACTGCCCCATGTCAAGATGCCCAAAGTTGATATTTCACTTCCTAAAGGTAAAAGTAAAGATATTGAAGCAACTGCTATAGAGATGGAAGTCACAGGAGGAAAGTTCAAAGGTCCACATGTTAAACTTCCAAAGGGGGGTATATCAGTGCTGAAGGATAAATCAGGTGAAGTGGAGATCAACTTACCAACAGTTGAGGCAGGAGGGAAAGTTAAAGTGCCACAGGTCACATCACCAGATCTGGACATCGATGTGAGACTTGGTAAACCTAAACAAGACACAGAGGCTCATGGGGAAGCTGATTTGCATGTTGAGGGAGAGCACAAAGGTCTGAAACTCAAGATGCCAACAATAGATATCAAAGGTCCAAAAGGAGACCTGGAGCTTGATATAGGACTTCATAGAGGAGAGGGCAATAAGGACAGGAAAAAAATTGAACTACCTGACTTGGACCTCAACACaacaggtagcagcagcaaagTAAAGGGGCCTAAAGTCAAAGGAACAAAATTCAAGATTGGAAtgccaaaaaagaaaactggcAGAGATGTAACAGCAGAAGCAAAAATATGCAAAAAATGTGGGGATGAAGAGATAGGTGGTAAAGCCAAACACAGATGCAGGGGTAAAGAAAGATTTGAACATGATGTTAAACTTGAAACTCACAACGGACATAAAGACAACAAAGATCGTATTAACATCCCAGTGCCAGAGGTTACAATACCAACCAAACAAGGTTCAGCAGAATTAGGAACAGGGGGAGAGGGTAGCCTCTTGTCACCCAGAGCAGATATCAAAGTCCCTAGGATTCCAGACATAGAGTTTGATATTGCTACATCACATAATGAAGATGAGGACAAAACCGAAAAAGGCAAGAAAATCAAAATCCCAAAGTTTGGTGTCCCATTACCCTCCATGTCCTCTCCTGAGGgaaaattgaatatctttgggccAGAAATTCAGTATGAGGGCCCTAAAATGCCCAAAGTAAAGAAAGCTGTCTTTGTCTTGGTAAATCCTCCTCAAACAGGTGAGCATGCTGCATGCACAGGCCACCTAGAAAAGGAGACAACACCTGAGGCTGACAAAGAGGATGTCAAAGTGAAGATgcccaaaataaaaatgaagccAAGCTTTGGGAAGTCCAAAGATAAAGCAGCTGCTGTGTCATTTTCTCCTGGCAAATCAGGGTCGTTTGATGTCAATCTAAGGGGCAACGGTTCAGGTTCAAGTCTAAACGGTGAAAAAGATGCATGTCCTCACAAGGCCTCCAATGACGATAAAAGGACTTTCAGTGGCAAAATTAAACTTCCAAAGGTGGAGTTAACCTCTCCATATGGCAAGATGGCTGCAGAGGGGGAGGACACTGAAATGAGTTTGAAACTGGGAAAGGATTCATCACCAGGAGAAGTGGAGGGAGACACTAAAGGGCTTGAAGTACAATCAGGCAAGATGGCCTTCGCTGGTTTTAGTGACGAGCTCTCGAAGGATGTGGTGTCATCTCATGCCAGAACAGATATGCTGGACAGAGACAGCTCAGAGTCCCCTGCTAGTTTTACCATGGAGTTCAGCTCAGCAAAGGTCCAGTCTTGGAGCGAGGTCGAGAGCCACAGCAGAGAGTCTGAAGAAAGAGAGTCTTCCCCCTGGTTCAAGGTCCCAAAGTTCACCCTGAAGCCACACTCCACAGGTAGGAATAAAGAAACTATCAACTGAGATgacaagacatttgaaaaatTAGTCATGgaattttttacaaaaggttGATGTCCAGGTCAAACATGTTTTATCATACTCGTTAAAGAGGAGTTAATGACTTGATTACTTGTTTATATTgaacagtatatacagtataggttAACCTTATCTTATAATGATTCATTCAGTTTGTATTTAAACACTTAAACACCTGCTGACCAGCTCCATTATGGGATGTGAAGGACTCATATTAAGGCCTAAAGTCGGTATGTGTTAGCCTTTGCTGCATTGATTTTGgcctctctttttttattcatctttCGCAAGTTCCCCAAACTTTAAAGTGCAATATTAAACCACTGGAGTACTCCTTTGAACAACACAGTGAATAATTGCACAAATCTTCCagaattaataataatgttcaCAATATGTATAAGCTTTGTATGTGTTTCATACTTGACACCTGCATTCTATCATTACTTCACTATATtatagtatacagtacaggccaaaagtttggacacaccttctcattcaatttctttcctttattttc
Encoded proteins:
- the prx gene encoding neuroblast differentiation-associated protein AHNAK isoform X1 codes for the protein MDSETTDEQTCEEDASQSVEIVVEAEAGASGYSVTGGGQRGIFVKDVLRDSPAAKHLSLQEGDQLLSAKVYFDNVKYEDALKILQCAEPYKVSFQLKRSIPGVEVCVRPRVPSVEVKGPKAKTAKMSVKGSKAFKAKKKRGGRFGLKRLKEKRREELVIEGTPPRLEMSDVDVEFSLPKFKQRRSTKVEAEGAGGAAAVGKAKRRIRFPHMKTKSYTGEDAGGKVETGQLEGQVNISSPAIPGAKVKTKGKGHKFGITFPRTKHTKSGSALETGSVELKPPSVIIQQPSVEFSLSGDKKVDAEKGGVKLNVPDVEFALPSGKGEASLPAVKGKAEIKVPKIDIKGGVDAEAAVGRVDVDIGKGDAKLRMPKLKLPKVRLSRHSDEIDGDIKVKAKGMKVPHANIIPKVEITGGGEINLPEANITKPKMEVDLSGKATSIKMPSVDIPLPKVKGKSDMDVSLPEYEGAGKTAIKMPAIDISVPDVDFELDTRHRIPDEVEGTFKGPKISMPKVDMSLPKMGSSNVDIEGLEGGGKFSLPSVDISPPKVKTEGGDVDMHYYVGGDGKFKMPEFDISLPNLKSPEGEVNIKAEGFKLPKVDLTLPKGKAVMTDITDIEGGGKFQVPSIDISLPKMKTGEVVVDIEGPEVKGGKFEMPTLDISLPKGKMEGDIDVEGHAGKGGKFKMPTFDVSLPKLKQPEGHVNIETPTLEGGGKIKMPSLDISMPKGKLEDDIEIEGPSAKGGRFKMPSLDVRLPKMGTTGAEVDLKGPEIKGEKIEMPSIDISLPKGKSKGEVDIEGKEGKFKMPSYNINLPKMKLSEGEVVLEGPEIKGGKIETPTVDFSVPQGNLEGDLDIGGSKVKGGKFNMPSLDISLPKMKLPEGDMKLECPELPNVDFSLPKANVEGNIELEGSDGSGHRFKMPTFDISFPKMKTKEGEVDIEGPEVKGGAKFNMPSLDISPPAMKSPKGEVEIDASGAKGGKFQMPSLDILLPKIKSQGGDIDIESPEFKADLDLKGGEIKGGKINMPTVDFTLPKGKAEGKMNIEGPAGKGGKFKMPTFDKSLPKMKMPEGNIGLEGPSVDISIPKGKVEGDIETKGKGGLFHIPSIDVSLPKIKSKRGDINIEGPEIKGGGIKMPTIDISTPQGSLEGDFTVEGEGKEGKFSLPSVDIALPEVKFPEGDVNFQGPKVKGWKYEMPKVNLSLPKGKAQGDIDLDICSGKDGNIEIQSYHTGLPRGKFKGPELKGGQINMPDIDLSLPKGKADLSIEGPEEKGGKFKMPKFDVSLPKINLPEGNVKLEGPGIKGKMEMPTVDISLPKGKLAGDVDTEGNGGKGGKFHMPSLDISLPKIKGDMSLPKIKSPEVDISLEGPDVEGGKFNLPTVAISLPKGKAEGDLDVEGPEVKGGTFKMPKGEVSLPKVSLPEGDVKIKSPEIKGGKIEMPDINMSLPKGKAGGEIEGHAGKGGKFHMPSVDISLPKMKAKGPEINIVGPKVKVGKLNIPSLDVSLPKVKSPDVDTSLEGPDLKGGKVNIPTVDISLPKGKVESDINVEGLEVKGGKFKMPKFDVSLPKVSLPKVDANVEGPDMKGRNEMPTLDISLPKGKADVDIDIDGHSVKGGKLHMPSLDISIPKMKAKGVDVDIEGPELKGNISLTKGNAEGDLDIEGPEVKEGTFKMPKFDISLPKVNLPEGDVKIKGPDIKGGKIEMPDIDLSLPKGKAKGEIDIEGHAGGKFHMPSVDISLPKLKAKGVDVNIEGPELKGGKINMPDIDLSLPKGNADLSIEGSEVKGGKFKMPKFDVSLPKMNLLEGNVKVEGPEMPAVDISVPVEREEGDIKIEGPSGKGKIEVTKVDLSGKKGGGLHMPTLDINLPKFDLDLSLPSGLKDQSLKVDTSGQASGDLKMSGLKQDINPAKLKVKGVDIKTGGTEGPGVSLKLPNVKLPTVDISAPRVDLDFGLTKPKGDDVEVELLKAEGGRPSSGGSFDLPNVSLKVPSFSLPRFGGKSKSGDLVISGPKGDVSLSAPHVEGEIRAPSVEFDGDGKVKVKKPKIKMPSFGISKKHADVSVSCPDVDVKVKKGKIGISKPEVNVGSPDDKSKYKVKFPKFKISSAKGQLSEGEVDAKLEGNVEGKGGFHAPDVTVKLPKFSMLGFGSKEKDLGKPSGYLESKAKVKMPSVELSLPAAKTPDNEILLPKAEVDVSEADIRGYEGNLKIPKMPMIDVSIPKIDLDVSLPKVKHDAKVDEQGGKFKIPHIKMPDIDFSLPKGKAGDTEGGHVGVDAEGGKFKMPHVKMPDVDISLPKGKIEGPDIEMEGGTGGKFKMPHMKMPNIDISLPKGKIEGPDIEMEGGTGGKFKMPHMKMPHVDMSLPKGKIEGPDVEMEGGTGGKFKMPHMKMPNIDISLPKGEIEGPEIEMEGGTGGKFKMPHMKMPDVDISLPKGKIEGPDVEMEGRTGGKFKMPHMKMPDVDISLPKGKIEGPEMEIKGEGGKFKMPHLSMPSVDISLPKGKVEGPDIEMEGGTGGKFKMPHMKMPNIDISLPKGKIEGPDIEMEEGTGGKFKMPHMKMPNVDISLPKGKIEGPDVEMEGRTGGKFKMPHMKMPDVDISLPKGKIEGPEMEIKGEGGKFKMPHLSMPSVDISLPKGKVEGPDIEMEGGTGGKFKMPHMKMPDFDISLPKGKIEGPDVEMEGRTGGKFKMPHMKMPDVDISLPKRKIEGPDIEMEGGTGGKFKMPHMKMPDVDISLPKGKIEGPDVEMEGRTGGMFKMPHMKMPDVDISLPKGKIEGPDIEMEGGTGGKFKMPDMKMPDVDISLPKGKIEGPDVEMEGGTGGKFKMPHMKMPDVDISLPKGKIEGPDVEMEGRTGGKFKMPHMKMPGFDISLPKGKIEGPDVEMERRTGGKFKMPHMKMPGFDISLPKGKIEGPDVEIEGRTGGKFKMPHMKMPDVDISLPKGKIEGPEMEIKGEGGKFKMPHLSMPSVDISLPKGKVEGPDIEMEGGTGGKFKMPHMKMPDFDISLPKGKIEGPDIEMEGGTGGKFKMPHMKMPDFDISLPKGKIEGPDVEMEGRTGGKFKMPHMKMPDVDISLPKRKIEGPDIEMEGGTGGKFKMPHMKMPDVDISLPKGKIEGPDVEMEGRTGGMFKMPHMKMPDVDISLPKGKIEGPDIEMEGGTGGKFKMPDMKMPDVDISLPKGKIEGPDVEMEGRTRGKFKMPHMKMPDVDISLPKGKIGGPDIEMEGSTGGKFKIPHMKMPDVDISLPKGKIEGPDMEIKGEGGKFKMPHLSMPSVDISLPKGKIEGPDIEMEGGTGGKFKMPHMKMPNIDISLPKGKIEGPDVEMEGGTGGKFKMPHMKMPDVDISLPKGKTEGPDVEIEGGTGGKFKMPLMKMPNIDVSLPKGKIEGPDVEIEGGAGGKFKLPHWKMPDVDIAFSKGKSGKIEGVELEIEVGKSAMPHITMPSVDMSLPKGKTEGPKVEIKGEGGKFKMPKVDISLPKGKPSIKGPEVDIKGDGGQFKMPNVGISIPKGKESIDISEEKMAADGGTIQLPHVKMPKVDISLPKGKSKDIEATAIEMEVTGGKFKGPHVKLPKGGISVLKDKSGEVEINLPTVEAGGKVKVPQVTSPDLDIDVRLGKPKQDTEAHGEADLHVEGEHKGLKLKMPTIDIKGPKGDLELDIGLHRGEGNKDRKKIELPDLDLNTTGSSSKVKGPKVKGTKFKIGMPKKKTGRDVTAEAKICKKCGDEEIGGKAKHRCRGKERFEHDVKLETHNGHKDNKDRINIPVPEVTIPTKQGSAELGTGGEGSLLSPRADIKVPRIPDIEFDIATSHNEDEDKTEKGKKIKIPKFGVPLPSMSSPEGKLNIFGPEIQYEGPKMPKVKKAVFVLVNPPQTGEHAACTGHLEKETTPEADKEDVKVKMPKIKMKPSFGKSKDKAAAVSFSPGKSGSFDVNLRGNGSGSSLNGEKDACPHKASNDDKRTFSGKIKLPKVELTSPYGKMAAEGEDTEMSLKLGKDSSPGEVEGDTKGLEVQSGKMAFAGFSDELSKDVVSSHARTDMLDRDSSESPASFTMEFSSAKVQSWSEVESHSRESEERESSPWFKVPKFTLKPHSTGFLQITPEGSPQAQRKGEVGGEADVSGSFCLHTSGLDFTTQDISEENRVSSTEDGSVTMVTKTTRITRHMVTSETRTGESSATTTTTHQASDFKH